The nucleotide window GGGGCAGATCGCGTTCGCGGTGATCGGCTCCTTCGCGGTTTCCAACGCCACCACCTTGGTCATGCCCACAACGCCATGCTTGGCGGAGACGTAAGCCGACTTGTAGGGCGACGCGGTCAGCCCGTGGGCGCTGGAGATGTTGATGACGCGCCCCCAGCCTGCGTCACGCATCATCGGTAACGCGACCGCGGTGGTGTGGAAGGCCGAGGACAGCATGATGGCGATGATGGCGTCCCATTTCTCCACCGGGAATTCGTCGATGGGGGCCACGTGCTGGATACCGGCATTGTTGATCAGGATATCGCAAGCGCCCGCCTGCTCGATCAGCGCGCGGGCCGCTTCGCCCTTGGACAGGTCCGCCTGAATGTAGCGCGCGTTCACGCCATGGGCCTCCGCGATCTCGCGGGCCAGTGCGTGATCCTCGTCCCGGTCGGTGTAGGAGTTCAGGACGACATCGGCGCCCGCGCGCGCCAGTTCCCTTGCGATACCGAGCCCGATGCCAGAATTCGAGCCGGTGATGACGGCGGTTTTGCCGGAAAGATCGGTGATGATCGCCATGGGTGAATGCTCCGTTCGTTCGATTTGCCCGCACGGTAATGCTGCAGGTGCGAGATGAACAGGGCGGAGCGCCACATTCCCGGATGCCCGGAAGACAACCGGGCGCGCGCGGCGTTCGTGTGCTGGGAGCGGGACAAAAAAAACCCTGGCACAAGGCCAGGGTTAAGTCATTGAGGCAGGTTTCATACAGGCAAGAAACCTATCGAGCAGTGACCCCTTTATAAGCAATGACTTGGCCCTTGTCCAACCGAAAAGTTTGCCCTTCCCGGCAGGCAGGGATAGCCTTGATCCATAACAAAATCGAGCCGCAGGAGGATTGTTCGCAGATGCAGACGAATTGTTTCAGGAAAGGTGCGGCACTTGCGGCGCTGACACTCGGTCTGGCCAATATGGGCTTGGCGGACGCCACCCATGGTGTCGCGATGTACGGGGAGCCGGCGCTGCCGGCGGATTACACCCATCTGCCCTATGCGAACCCCGACGCGCCCACGGGCGGACGAATCGTCACGGGCGAGGTTGGTTCCTTCGATTCGCTCAACCCGCATATCCGCGAAGGCTCCGTCCCCTGGCAGCTGCGATTCCTCGCCTACGAATCGCTGCTTGGCCGGTCCTGGGACGAGCCGTTCACGCTTTACGGCCTGCTCGCGGAATCCGTGGAGATTGCGGACGACAACACATGGGTGGAATTTACGCTGCGCCCGGAAGCCGCGTTTTCCGATGGCAGCCCCGTCACGGTCGAGGATGTGATCTGGTCCTACGAGACGCTCGGGACAGAGGGCCATCCTCGCTATCTTGGCGCGTGGAGCCGGGTCGAAAGTCTTGAAGCCGTGGGCGAGCGCACCGTGCGTTTCACCCTGGCGGAAGCGGATCGCGAATTGGCGATGATCATGGGCTATCGCCCGATCCTGCAAGCCGCCCAATGGGAGGATCAGGATTTCTTTGAAAGCGGCCTCGACACGATCCCGATCACTACTGCCCCCTACATCATCGACGATTTCGAGGCCGGGCGATATCTCTCCCTGCGGCGCAATCCCGATTACTGGGGTGCGGACATTCCGTTCCGGCGCGGCACCAATGTGATCGACGAGATCCGCATGGAGTTCTTCGCCGACGGCACCGCGATGCGGGAGGCGTTCACCTCCGGCATTGTCACGACCATGCGGGAAACGTCGGCACAGGCCTGGGCGGAGGATTACGATTTCCCGCGGGTTCAAAATGGGGAGGTCGAATTGGCCGAAGTCGCCCACCAGCGGCCGTCGGGCATGACCGGGTATGTCATGAATACGCGCCGCCCGCTCTTCTCCGACTGGCGGGTGCGCGAGGCGATGATCCAGGCGTTCAACTTCGAATTCATCAACCAGACCGTGAATGGTGGGGTGGATCCGCGCATCACGTCGCCGTTCTCCAACTCGCCCCTGTCAATGGAACCGGGGCCGGCTGAGGGGCGGGTGGCCGAATTCCTCGAACCGTTCGCGGAGGATTTGCTGCCGGGCGCGATCGAGGGTTATGAATTGCCCGTCTCCGACGGATCGGAACGCAACCGGAGCGGTATCCGGCGCGCCATCGAGTTGATGGAGGAGGCGGGATACGAGCTGGTTGACGGGGTGATGACCGGCCCCGATGGCCCCGTGACCTTCGAGATCCTGTTGCAGACCGGATCGTCGGAAAATGACGCGATCACCAACATCTACACCGAGGCGCTGGATCGGCTTGGCATTGATGTGGAGGTCACGCGGGTTGACAGTGCCCAGTTCCGCGAACGGCGCGATGTCTATGATTTCGACATGATCTACTACCGCTGGGGTCTGTCGATGTCCCCCGGCAACGAGCAGCGCAACTACTGGGGCTGCGAGGTGGCAGAGCAGGAGGGAGGTCGTAACCTCCACGGCGGTTGCAACCCGGCGATCGAGGCGATGATCGACCAGCTGCTGAATTCCGCTGACCAGGCCGATTACCGTGCGGCGGTTCAGGCGCTGGACCGCGTCCTGATTTCGGAACGCTACGTGGTGCCGTTTCACCACAACCCGATCAGCCGCCTGGCCTTCAACGCGGAGCTGAACTTCCCTGACTATATCCCGATTTACGGGGACTGGATCGGCTGGCAGCCGGATGTCTGGTGGGTCGAGGAATGAGGGGGGGATAGGCGGGGCGCGCCGGGCGTACCGGCGCGACGGTCTTCAAGCGAGGGGCCAGCCCCTCGCGCTCCCCGGGATATTTTTGGCACATGGAAGACGGGGCCGGGGGGAAACTGGCAAGCGGCGGTGGCGCGCGTTAACCTTGATGGAGTGTGACTTGCGGCGCGGCTATTCTGCCGCGTCCGGCAATTGCTCCGTCGGCCGCGTCGGGTCTTGGGAATTGGGATAGACGAGACCCGCCGAGATGATCAGCTTGGCCGAATCCTCCACGCTCATATCCAACACGATCACGTCCTTCTTGGGGATGAACAGCAGAAACCCGGATGTCGGGTTGGGCGTGGTGGGCAGGAAGACCGACACCATATCCTCGGGCGCGCGGGCCGCGATTTCACCCTTGGCAGTGGTGGAGATGAAGGCGATGGCCCAGATCCCCTTGCGCGGATACTCGACCAGGCACGCCTTGTCGAAATTCTGCTGGCCCTGTTGCAGGATCGTCTCTGCGATCTGCTTCAGGCCGGAATAGAGCGTGCGGATCAGCGGGATGGACAAGACAAGCGATTCCGCCCACCGGATCATCGACCGCCCGATCAGCCCCTTGGCCATCCACCCCACCATGATGGTGAAGAGCAGGAACGTCACCACGCCGATGCCGCGGATATTGATCTCGATCCCCGTCCAGCGGTTGATGAGCATCGCCGGGTTATAGGCGTCGGGGATGAACGGCAGGACCCATGAATCGATCCAACCCGTGAGCGACCAGATCAGCCAGACCGTGATCCCGATCGGCGCGATCACGATGAGCCCCGTCAGGAAGCTCGACCGGATCGAGCCGAGAAAACGGCGCTTCGGGGGCTGATTGGGATCAGGCAGTTGCATGGGGTCGGCGGAACTCGGGCGAAGACTGGTCTGACATGTATCTAGGCAGGCGCGTGGGGCGGCACAAGCGTCGGTTCGCGGACAAGCCGTTTACGCCGGTAATGCGCCCGCAATTTGGGCGGCAAGGCGCGCGTTGTTGCGCACCAGCGCGATATTTGCGGTAAGCGTCGCACCTTCCGTCAGCTCGAACAGCCGTTGCAGCAGGAACGGGGTGACGGCCTTGCCGGTGATGCCTTTTTCCTCCGCCTCCGTCTGCGCCCGTGCGATGAGCGGAAGAAGCGTCTCAGCGGGGATCTCCGCCTCCTGAGGAATCGGGTTGGTGACAAGCTGGCCACCCGGCAGGCCAAGGCGCGCCCGCATGCGATGGGCGGCGGCGATCTCGCTGGCCGTGTCGAGGCGTAGGGGAGTGCCCAGGCCGCTGTCCCGGCTCCAGAAGGCGGGGATTGCATCCTGGCGGAAGGTGATGACCGGCACGCCGAGGGTTTCGAGTACTTCAAGCGTCTTGGGAATGTCGAGGATCGCCTTGGGGCCGGCCGCAACGACACTGACGGGTGTCCGGGACAATTCGGTGAGGTCGGCGGAGATGTCAAAGCTCCGCTCCGCGCCCTGATGCACGCCGCCGATACCGCCCGTGGCAAAGACAGCGATGTCGGCAAGGGCGGCACAGATCATTGTCGCGGCCACGGTCGTCGCCCCGATACCGCCCGTGGCAAGGCACACGGCGAGGTCCGCGCGGCTGAGCTTGGCAGCGTTCCGTGTTTGGGCGAGCGTTTCCAGTTCAGTATCGTCCAGCCCGATATGGATCCTGCCTTCCATCACCGCGATGGTCGCGGGCGCCGCCCCGTTGCGGCGGATATCGCCTTCCACCAAGCGCGCGGTCTCGAGGTTCTGGGGATACGGCATGCCGTGGGTAATGATCGTCGATTCTAACGCAACGATCGGGGTGCCCGCGGCGCGGGCGACGGCGATCTCGGCGGAAAAATGGAGGGGCAGGTCGGTCAAAACGGAGTCTCTCCGGACACATATGTGGCGGCGGCGCGCAGGGCGGTGCCAAGCGCGGTTTCGGGGTCTGCGCCGGCATGTTCGGCGCTGATATGGCCCGCCATGAATGTATCCCCGGCCCCCGTGACCCGGGTGACGAGCACTTCGGGTGGTGTGGCGGTCACGATGTGGGTGTCCCAGGCGAAGGCCGCCTCCGCCCCACTATTTGTGACGGAGACGCGGTGGGCGCCGCGCGCGCGCAGGGCAAGGGCCGCTTTCGTGGCGTCGGGCTGTGGCGCCTTCAGCAGTAGCCCCGCCTCCTCAAGATTGACGTAAAGCGTTGCCCGCGTGGCATCGAGGAACGGCAGCAGGCGCAGGGCCTTGCCGGGGGAGGCGGGCGCGACACGCAGATCGGCGGCCGCGAAATGGGTGCGGGTTGCGATATCCGTCAGCAGGCCGACGGTCAGGTTTCCGTCAAGTACGACAATGCCCGGAAACGGATCCGTGCCAAGGGTGCCACGCTCCAACGGGCGCAGGATTTTCGCGCCGGCCGCCTCCAGCGAATGGGCATCGGCGATGGCGGCGATCAGGCCGTTTGCGCCTTCCACGGCCATATAGCGGTCCGTCGGCAGATCGGCCGAGCGATAGATGTGATCGGTGATGAGCCCCAGCGCATCGCAGGCGCGGATCAGCTCCGCCCCTTCCTCGTCCTGACCCACAACCGTCAGAAGCGCGGGTGAAAGGCCGAAACCTTTGAGCGCCATGGCTATATTGAGCGCCACGCCACCCGGTAGGCGCGTGATCCGCCCCGGCACGTCGGAGCCTTCGCGCATTACCGACGGGCTGCGCCCGATGATGTCCCACAGGACCGCGCCGATACACAGGATGTCGGGTGTCTTCGCCATGGCCCTCTCTTGCCTGCCCCGTCCCGCGCCCGCAAGCGTTGCGCGCGGCATCTTGCCCAAAAACCGACACCCATGGCGCGCTAGTCGGGGGCAGGCGTGGCTGGGGGCTTGCATCGTATCGCCATCTCCCCTAATGGACCCCCACTTCTCAGGCGAAGGCGGGCTTCCGGGGCAAATTCCCCGGGTCGGTCCACCGGTTGGAGCAATCCTATCCTTCGCCCTACGCGCAAACCGGAAAGGAAT belongs to Hasllibacter sp. MH4015 and includes:
- a CDS encoding 3-hydroxybutyrate dehydrogenase; the protein is MAIITDLSGKTAVITGSNSGIGLGIARELARAGADVVLNSYTDRDEDHALAREIAEAHGVNARYIQADLSKGEAARALIEQAGACDILINNAGIQHVAPIDEFPVEKWDAIIAIMLSSAFHTTAVALPMMRDAGWGRVINISSAHGLTASPYKSAYVSAKHGVVGMTKVVALETAKEPITANAICPGYVLTPLVEAQIPDTAKKYDMTEEEVTQKVILERQPSKEFATTEQLGGVVAFLCSPAADQITGTTISVDGGWTAL
- a CDS encoding extracellular solute-binding protein, with the protein product MQTNCFRKGAALAALTLGLANMGLADATHGVAMYGEPALPADYTHLPYANPDAPTGGRIVTGEVGSFDSLNPHIREGSVPWQLRFLAYESLLGRSWDEPFTLYGLLAESVEIADDNTWVEFTLRPEAAFSDGSPVTVEDVIWSYETLGTEGHPRYLGAWSRVESLEAVGERTVRFTLAEADRELAMIMGYRPILQAAQWEDQDFFESGLDTIPITTAPYIIDDFEAGRYLSLRRNPDYWGADIPFRRGTNVIDEIRMEFFADGTAMREAFTSGIVTTMRETSAQAWAEDYDFPRVQNGEVELAEVAHQRPSGMTGYVMNTRRPLFSDWRVREAMIQAFNFEFINQTVNGGVDPRITSPFSNSPLSMEPGPAEGRVAEFLEPFAEDLLPGAIEGYELPVSDGSERNRSGIRRAIELMEEAGYELVDGVMTGPDGPVTFEILLQTGSSENDAITNIYTEALDRLGIDVEVTRVDSAQFRERRDVYDFDMIYYRWGLSMSPGNEQRNYWGCEVAEQEGGRNLHGGCNPAIEAMIDQLLNSADQADYRAAVQALDRVLISERYVVPFHHNPISRLAFNAELNFPDYIPIYGDWIGWQPDVWWVEE
- a CDS encoding DUF502 domain-containing protein, with amino-acid sequence MQLPDPNQPPKRRFLGSIRSSFLTGLIVIAPIGITVWLIWSLTGWIDSWVLPFIPDAYNPAMLINRWTGIEINIRGIGVVTFLLFTIMVGWMAKGLIGRSMIRWAESLVLSIPLIRTLYSGLKQIAETILQQGQQNFDKACLVEYPRKGIWAIAFISTTAKGEIAARAPEDMVSVFLPTTPNPTSGFLLFIPKKDVIVLDMSVEDSAKLIISAGLVYPNSQDPTRPTEQLPDAAE
- a CDS encoding pseudouridine-5'-phosphate glycosidase, which codes for MTDLPLHFSAEIAVARAAGTPIVALESTIITHGMPYPQNLETARLVEGDIRRNGAAPATIAVMEGRIHIGLDDTELETLAQTRNAAKLSRADLAVCLATGGIGATTVAATMICAALADIAVFATGGIGGVHQGAERSFDISADLTELSRTPVSVVAAGPKAILDIPKTLEVLETLGVPVITFRQDAIPAFWSRDSGLGTPLRLDTASEIAAAHRMRARLGLPGGQLVTNPIPQEAEIPAETLLPLIARAQTEAEEKGITGKAVTPFLLQRLFELTEGATLTANIALVRNNARLAAQIAGALPA
- a CDS encoding PfkB family carbohydrate kinase — translated: MAKTPDILCIGAVLWDIIGRSPSVMREGSDVPGRITRLPGGVALNIAMALKGFGLSPALLTVVGQDEEGAELIRACDALGLITDHIYRSADLPTDRYMAVEGANGLIAAIADAHSLEAAGAKILRPLERGTLGTDPFPGIVVLDGNLTVGLLTDIATRTHFAAADLRVAPASPGKALRLLPFLDATRATLYVNLEEAGLLLKAPQPDATKAALALRARGAHRVSVTNSGAEAAFAWDTHIVTATPPEVLVTRVTGAGDTFMAGHISAEHAGADPETALGTALRAAATYVSGETPF